In the Pseudanabaena sp. PCC 7367 genome, one interval contains:
- a CDS encoding ATP-binding protein, whose protein sequence is MTKSDSAPKFRKTGGLKTLLVVMIMSVVGLTAAFVYLPWLWTSQKNIDKVIGEVNKEIARGTSNEVSSIFNNVQSAQTLIKTSFESGVVDPFDRAQRDDFYLNVLRSYPNFTWVVFGYTETGNFIGANRSEDGFLYVVDRTYDPEASLTTRVSQKYQELTNGDVAFVETQSLQQDWVLTKRLWYQLAIAEPEEQTWTPVYKFTTGNIPGINSSVTYQRNGELVGVISIAFGLRSISEYLEGILGDQNGAIFVINSKGELIAFSDPQELTQTLSNQEKEANLKSLSEANDTYLQFANQALNAEQILLSEMTELERYEFTDPATGEKYVISVSPLGQLDWYVGTVIPESRYLGEIERNNINLLIIIVSLVVILVVVSVFISDRTLAKPLSNLTNAAIKVALGDLSVKVPVQGNNEIGTLARAFNEMTAQLKLSNEKLEEYNHTLEQKVNQRTGELKATIDNMVDGLALVDPSNHITQFNPALVDMMDLEREVINQQPCTHIFQSEIIELIEKTRRSYKEVFTTEFSLPEQRIGKAVATSVLKSSTTEGEPPEYIGSIVIVRDITVDKEVDRMKTEFISTVSHELRTPLTSVLGFAKLIQKKLDDSIFPNVTMEEKKVKRSVKQVGENIGIIVSEGTRLTKLINEVLDVAKMEAGKLDWHMEPLTADEIVDRALAATSALFEQKGLEPIKDVPMSMPGTIGDRDRLIQVVINLISNAVKFTDHGSVTCRVAKSDDALAFSIIDTGIGISKADLPKVFEKFKQVGVTQTNKPKGTGLGLAISKEIVEHHGGRIWVESELGVGTTFSFTLPILSESTSLGSSGDLAAQVDVRDEQTMARLNSIAPPQVTTSNQPAQVVTTIPLNPNPAQPDRQALSGLAKQLGQYVSVDRDADDMKGRSILVVDDDANIRSLLRQELEDQGYQVVEAEDGTDAIAKIRDHRPDLITLDIAMPGISGFDVAAILRNDPATANIPIIIISAFEDQEKVCRFGIDRYLAKPIEGDQLLADIGELLSRTESRSKVLVVDQNPSSIQKLVDELAAKGYLVSTIYNSSEAEIIAKAKSELPDMIVVNTEFLKQSEIVKTLRLEAGLENLTFVCF, encoded by the coding sequence ATGACCAAATCTGACTCAGCGCCAAAGTTCCGTAAAACTGGGGGGCTAAAAACCCTATTGGTAGTGATGATTATGTCAGTGGTTGGCCTAACCGCTGCCTTTGTCTATTTGCCGTGGCTTTGGACTTCCCAAAAGAATATTGATAAGGTCATTGGCGAAGTTAACAAAGAGATCGCCAGGGGCACTTCAAATGAAGTAAGTAGTATTTTCAACAATGTCCAGTCTGCCCAGACTTTAATTAAAACATCATTTGAGTCGGGGGTGGTTGATCCATTCGATCGCGCGCAAAGGGATGATTTTTATTTAAATGTGTTGCGCAGCTACCCCAATTTTACCTGGGTCGTATTTGGTTATACCGAAACCGGTAATTTCATTGGTGCCAATCGGAGCGAGGATGGTTTTTTATATGTAGTCGATCGCACCTATGATCCCGAAGCCAGCTTAACCACCAGAGTCTCGCAGAAATACCAAGAATTAACCAATGGCGATGTGGCCTTTGTAGAAACGCAATCTTTGCAACAGGATTGGGTACTCACCAAACGGCTCTGGTATCAATTGGCGATCGCCGAGCCAGAGGAACAGACCTGGACTCCGGTCTATAAATTTACCACCGGTAATATTCCTGGCATAAATTCTTCCGTTACCTATCAAAGAAATGGTGAGCTAGTCGGTGTCATTAGTATTGCCTTTGGCCTCAGGAGTATTTCTGAATATCTAGAAGGTATTTTAGGTGATCAGAATGGAGCCATTTTTGTGATTAATTCCAAAGGAGAGTTGATTGCCTTCTCGGATCCACAAGAACTGACTCAAACTCTATCAAATCAGGAAAAGGAAGCAAATTTAAAGAGTTTGTCAGAAGCTAATGATACCTATCTGCAGTTTGCGAACCAGGCGCTTAACGCGGAGCAAATTCTTCTCAGTGAAATGACTGAGTTGGAAAGATACGAATTTACCGATCCAGCGACAGGCGAAAAATATGTGATCTCGGTTTCTCCCTTAGGCCAGCTAGATTGGTATGTTGGTACTGTTATTCCAGAATCGAGATACCTGGGAGAAATTGAGCGTAACAATATTAATCTGTTGATAATCATTGTCTCGCTGGTAGTCATTTTGGTGGTGGTATCAGTATTTATCTCCGATCGCACCTTGGCCAAGCCCCTGAGTAACCTGACTAACGCGGCGATCAAAGTGGCGCTAGGCGATTTGAGTGTCAAAGTGCCAGTGCAAGGTAATAACGAAATTGGCACCCTGGCGCGGGCATTTAATGAGATGACAGCGCAACTGAAGTTATCCAATGAAAAGCTGGAAGAATATAATCACACCCTAGAACAAAAAGTTAACCAGCGTACGGGTGAATTGAAGGCCACGATCGACAACATGGTGGATGGCCTGGCTCTGGTAGATCCTAGTAACCACATTACCCAATTCAATCCAGCCCTGGTGGATATGATGGATCTAGAGCGTGAGGTAATTAACCAGCAGCCCTGCACCCATATTTTTCAATCGGAGATAATTGAGCTGATCGAGAAAACCCGTCGTTCCTATAAAGAGGTTTTTACCACTGAGTTTTCGCTGCCAGAGCAAAGGATTGGTAAGGCTGTAGCTACTTCTGTGCTCAAATCAAGCACCACCGAAGGAGAGCCGCCAGAATATATTGGTTCGATCGTGATTGTGCGTGACATTACTGTCGATAAAGAAGTCGATCGCATGAAAACCGAGTTTATCTCCACCGTGTCCCACGAACTGAGAACGCCTCTTACCTCGGTGTTGGGCTTTGCTAAGTTGATCCAGAAAAAACTGGACGACAGCATTTTCCCCAATGTGACGATGGAAGAGAAGAAGGTGAAGCGATCGGTTAAGCAGGTGGGCGAAAATATTGGCATCATTGTGTCAGAGGGAACCAGACTAACCAAGCTGATCAATGAAGTGCTGGATGTGGCCAAGATGGAAGCGGGCAAGCTGGATTGGCACATGGAGCCCTTGACTGCCGATGAAATTGTCGATCGCGCCCTGGCAGCAACTTCAGCCCTGTTCGAGCAAAAGGGGCTAGAACCAATCAAAGATGTGCCCATGAGCATGCCTGGCACCATTGGCGATCGGGATCGGCTAATTCAGGTGGTGATTAACTTAATCTCAAATGCGGTGAAGTTTACCGATCATGGCTCGGTGACCTGCCGTGTTGCTAAATCAGATGATGCCTTAGCGTTTAGTATTATCGATACTGGTATTGGTATCTCCAAAGCTGATCTACCCAAAGTATTTGAGAAATTCAAGCAGGTGGGAGTCACTCAAACCAACAAACCCAAGGGGACTGGTCTGGGGCTGGCGATCTCCAAGGAAATTGTGGAGCATCATGGCGGTCGCATTTGGGTAGAGAGTGAATTGGGCGTAGGTACTACTTTTTCCTTTACGCTACCAATCTTGTCTGAATCAACCTCCCTGGGTAGCAGTGGTGATCTAGCGGCTCAGGTGGACGTGCGTGATGAGCAAACTATGGCGCGGCTCAATTCAATCGCACCGCCTCAAGTAACTACGTCTAATCAGCCAGCTCAGGTTGTTACTACGATTCCACTTAATCCTAATCCTGCTCAACCCGATCGCCAGGCGTTAAGCGGTTTGGCCAAACAATTGGGGCAATATGTCAGCGTTGATCGTGATGCAGATGATATGAAGGGACGTAGCATCCTGGTGGTGGATGATGATGCCAATATCCGATCGCTGTTGCGCCAAGAGCTGGAGGATCAGGGTTATCAAGTGGTAGAGGCTGAAGATGGTACCGATGCGATCGCCAAAATTAGAGATCATCGCCCTGATCTGATTACCCTCGATATAGCCATGCCCGGTATCAGTGGGTTTGATGTGGCGGCAATTCTGCGTAATGACCCAGCCACGGCCAATATCCCCATCATTATTATTTCTGCCTTCGAAGATCAAGAGAAAGTATGTCGCTTTGGGATCGATCGCTATCTTGCTAAGCCGATCGAAGGCGATCAATTGCTAGCAGACATAGGCGAACTACTCAGCCGCACTGAATCTCGCAGCAAAGTGCTGGTAGTTGATCAAAATCCCTCCTCAATTCAAAAATTGGTAGATGAGTTAGCCGCCAAGGGCTATTTGGTGTCAACGATCTATAACAGCTCCGAAGCAGAAATCATTGCCAAGGCCAAATCAGAACTCCCTGATATGATTGTGGTGAATACGGAGTTTCTCAAACAAAGTGAAATTGTCAAAACGCTGCGCTTGGAAGCTGGGCTCGAAAATCTCACCTTTGTCTGTTTTTAA
- a CDS encoding DUF4230 domain-containing protein: protein MKNFWATIKFTIFLAAVVAGVGVWRMGGGFFEQAIALFSIQEAEPEVDIQSLIVKQVRDASELTTAIYVMEAVVPTKQEATLGSFTVGTTRLLYLARGEVRAGVDLSQLTPEDVQVLDDRIMIELPAAQIIDHKIDVERSRVYSYDRGFLGLGPDTAPELQSLAQRETLRRVVKAACADGLLQQANNRAGIVVTQLVNLVETEKQIVVQTQNPLSGSCASPVAQIHNLVAIPN from the coding sequence ATGAAAAATTTCTGGGCAACGATCAAATTTACAATTTTCCTGGCTGCCGTGGTGGCTGGTGTTGGCGTATGGCGAATGGGAGGGGGCTTCTTTGAACAGGCGATCGCCCTATTTAGCATCCAAGAAGCCGAGCCAGAGGTTGATATTCAGTCTTTAATTGTGAAGCAAGTGCGCGATGCCAGTGAGCTAACCACCGCGATTTATGTGATGGAAGCAGTGGTGCCAACCAAACAGGAAGCCACCCTGGGTAGTTTTACGGTCGGTACTACCCGCTTGCTATATTTGGCTAGGGGTGAAGTGAGGGCAGGAGTTGATCTATCGCAGCTAACGCCAGAGGATGTGCAAGTGCTGGATGATCGGATCATGATTGAGTTGCCAGCCGCGCAAATTATTGACCATAAAATCGACGTGGAGCGATCGCGGGTCTATAGCTACGATCGCGGTTTCCTGGGATTAGGGCCTGATACTGCGCCTGAATTACAATCGCTGGCTCAACGCGAGACCTTGCGCCGGGTGGTAAAGGCCGCATGTGCCGATGGTTTATTACAGCAAGCCAATAATCGAGCCGGGATTGTGGTGACTCAGTTAGTCAATCTGGTGGAAACGGAAAAGCAAATAGTCGTGCAAACGCAAAATCCGTTGAGTGGCTCCTGTGCTAGCCCTGTGGCACAAATTCATAATCTGGTGGCGATCCCCAATTAG
- a CDS encoding gas vesicle protein, with protein sequence MAKPPTSVGGSTLADILERVLDKGIVIAGDITVSIGDVELLSIRIRLLVASVDKAKEIGINWWESDPYLSTRAQELMMVNQKLLERVSNLEQELLLLKGAEDEKAALPKNRQTK encoded by the coding sequence ATGGCTAAACCCCCAACCAGTGTCGGTGGCTCTACTCTTGCCGATATCCTAGAGCGAGTCTTGGATAAAGGTATTGTGATCGCTGGTGATATCACCGTATCGATCGGGGATGTGGAATTGCTCAGCATTCGGATTCGCTTGCTGGTGGCATCGGTCGATAAGGCCAAAGAGATTGGCATTAATTGGTGGGAATCTGACCCCTATTTGAGTACCAGGGCGCAGGAATTGATGATGGTGAATCAAAAATTGCTGGAGCGGGTGAGTAATCTAGAGCAAGAATTATTGTTGCTTAAGGGTGCTGAGGATGAAAAAGCGGCTCTGCCCAAGAATAGACAAACAAAGTAG
- a CDS encoding PetM family cytochrome b6-f complex subunit 7 codes for MGEFTNALVIPVVMVMVGIAFGYFLLNAEGSEE; via the coding sequence ATGGGTGAATTTACAAATGCATTGGTGATTCCGGTGGTGATGGTGATGGTGGGAATCGCCTTTGGTTATTTTCTGCTCAATGCCGAAGGTAGCGAGGAGTAA
- the gvpN gene encoding gas vesicle protein GvpN, whose product MTTVLHANPRQFISTDFTKQIARRSLRYLQSGFAIHLRGPAGAGKTTMAMHLASLLGRPMVLIYGDEDLKSSQLVGSNSGYTRKKVVDNYIHSVLKVEDDMQRSWVESRLTLAAREGFTLIYDEFNRSRPEVNNVLLSALEEKLIVLPPDSSQSEYVRVHPQFRAIFTSNPEEYAGVHATQDALLDRMITINIGEADIETEKLILTGRIGLGPTQSLKLINLIRSFRRRCEQTQTSSLRACLMIGRICHEHEIPISGQDEDFRALCADVLLSKAAAMAEATVALTKLLDQLP is encoded by the coding sequence ATGACCACAGTTCTTCACGCTAATCCGCGCCAGTTCATTAGCACCGACTTCACTAAGCAGATTGCTAGGCGATCGCTGCGCTATTTGCAATCGGGCTTTGCGATTCACTTGCGTGGCCCGGCCGGTGCTGGTAAAACCACCATGGCAATGCACCTGGCTAGCCTATTGGGGCGACCAATGGTATTAATTTACGGCGATGAAGATCTCAAATCCTCCCAATTGGTGGGCTCTAATTCCGGTTACACCCGCAAGAAGGTAGTAGATAACTACATCCACTCGGTTTTAAAAGTCGAAGATGATATGCAGCGTAGTTGGGTAGAATCACGGCTGACCCTGGCTGCCCGCGAAGGATTTACGCTGATTTATGATGAGTTTAATCGCTCCCGCCCAGAGGTAAATAATGTATTGCTAAGTGCCCTGGAAGAAAAATTAATTGTGTTGCCGCCGGATAGCTCCCAATCGGAGTATGTGCGGGTGCATCCCCAATTCAGGGCAATCTTTACCTCCAACCCCGAAGAATATGCTGGTGTTCATGCCACCCAGGATGCCCTGCTCGATCGCATGATCACAATTAATATTGGCGAAGCCGACATTGAGACGGAAAAACTAATCCTGACCGGGCGGATTGGCTTGGGGCCGACTCAATCCTTGAAATTAATTAACCTGATTCGCAGCTTCCGTCGCCGTTGTGAGCAAACTCAAACCTCTAGCTTACGTGCCTGCTTGATGATTGGCCGCATTTGCCATGAGCATGAAATCCCGATCTCTGGCCAGGATGAAGATTTTCGTGCCCTCTGTGCCGATGTGCTCCTGTCCAAGGCCGCCGCAATGGCAGAAGCCACCGTGGCACTGACTAAATTGCTAGATCAGTTGCCTTAG
- a CDS encoding COP23 domain-containing protein, protein MSLPVKNNRITELTSAQKDFDHNYLKLLRLGLSKGVSLGLGTIASIASFATLAALPINHARAQAPVPTESPTDAGSPTPTDNPSDVEVSTVERFSCQVQNGQHVVMYQPKSQPDQYFPWAQPSAMGGGWSPERRCFEISRRLEFYRPDGLVELRTSTENGYNILCATTENRGDCRIVLTVPQGADPTLVRDRVFGNLATADRGETTTAVPTFVEGDRNVLNSQVPELLGLPNVSTIPELGNLPNNIPNLPGTISTPGYSGTGIYLKPFLDPADGGTGARLVNGVSRRGARLSPNNFR, encoded by the coding sequence ATGTCTTTACCAGTAAAAAATAATCGCATCACAGAATTGACATCTGCTCAAAAAGATTTCGATCATAATTACCTTAAATTATTGAGATTGGGGCTCAGTAAAGGTGTAAGTCTGGGTTTAGGTACGATCGCATCGATCGCTAGTTTTGCCACCCTGGCTGCGTTGCCAATCAATCACGCCAGGGCTCAAGCACCAGTACCCACCGAAAGCCCAACCGATGCAGGATCGCCCACGCCAACTGATAATCCTAGTGATGTGGAAGTTAGCACCGTAGAGCGATTTTCCTGTCAGGTGCAAAATGGGCAACATGTGGTGATGTATCAACCCAAGAGCCAGCCCGATCAATATTTTCCCTGGGCTCAGCCCTCGGCAATGGGTGGTGGTTGGTCACCGGAGCGGCGTTGTTTTGAAATCAGTCGTCGCCTCGAATTCTATCGTCCCGATGGCCTGGTGGAACTGCGTACCAGCACTGAAAATGGCTATAACATTCTCTGTGCCACCACCGAAAACAGGGGCGATTGCCGGATTGTATTAACTGTACCGCAGGGCGCTGACCCTACCCTGGTGCGCGATCGCGTGTTTGGCAATCTGGCCACTGCCGATCGGGGTGAAACGACCACCGCCGTGCCCACCTTTGTCGAAGGCGATCGCAATGTGCTCAATTCCCAAGTGCCCGAATTGCTTGGCCTGCCAAATGTCTCTACGATCCCAGAACTAGGCAATTTACCCAATAATATTCCTAATCTGCCTGGCACAATTTCTACCCCTGGTTATAGTGGCACGGGTATTTATTTAAAACCATTTCTAGATCCAGCCGATGGTGGCACTGGTGCAAGACTGGTGAATGGTGTGAGCCGTAGGGGCGCTCGCCTTAGTCCTAACAACTTTCGCTGA
- a CDS encoding ABC transporter substrate binding protein: MFSPRLRYLRYSKIAKLVCLACLSFLLVVSTVVATNSENNLSANVEQTIIVNPDDYLNAIDFAAELDTEEGLPDLKWFSLNPEVYLHWHVAAVPNNPATLVVKPNWVSRDVEKKSILILMPKRSSVYGVAVSTTLNIFKQKNIAADFTIVNYGTIEPYGLALLEKAKQDNIDLIFSVGSVSTEFIQENFLGSKIPVVTSASKDPVLLGQTDSYEQGSGTNVAYTSISPPFGTLQTYLLELKPELKNIAILYAEKNISAVKTQVEPMVKIAGELGINAWRYGVVDREQAREELISLVPQAVKKMQESDPTLENSIFLITGSSSVYREIATINEYGGRVMSVATLPDVVQEGDESAVLSIGAQMQNVANLATLYGTKIINGEAKPGELEVGIVSPPDIAISFRRLRATGNKIPFNFFELASFIYNYEGMTVRALGQNVAT, translated from the coding sequence ATGTTTAGTCCTCGCCTGCGATATTTGCGATATTCAAAAATAGCCAAGCTGGTTTGTTTGGCCTGCCTCTCTTTTTTGCTGGTTGTTTCTACGGTAGTGGCCACAAATAGTGAGAATAATCTATCTGCCAATGTAGAGCAGACAATTATCGTTAATCCCGATGATTATTTAAATGCGATCGATTTTGCTGCAGAACTGGATACGGAAGAGGGGCTACCCGATCTAAAATGGTTCTCGCTCAACCCAGAAGTATATTTACACTGGCATGTGGCAGCTGTTCCCAATAACCCTGCAACCTTGGTGGTAAAGCCAAATTGGGTCAGTCGAGATGTCGAGAAGAAATCAATCTTAATCTTGATGCCCAAGCGATCGTCGGTATATGGTGTGGCGGTGTCAACTACGCTAAATATTTTTAAGCAAAAGAATATTGCGGCAGATTTTACGATCGTTAACTACGGCACGATCGAGCCCTATGGTTTGGCATTGTTAGAAAAAGCTAAACAGGACAACATCGATTTGATCTTTAGTGTGGGCTCAGTTTCCACGGAATTTATCCAGGAAAACTTCTTGGGCAGTAAAATTCCAGTGGTTACCAGTGCCTCAAAAGATCCGGTACTTTTAGGGCAAACGGACAGCTATGAGCAAGGTAGTGGTACAAATGTTGCCTACACATCGATCAGCCCACCCTTTGGCACTTTGCAGACCTATCTGCTGGAATTAAAGCCGGAGCTAAAAAATATTGCCATTCTCTATGCCGAGAAAAATATTAGCGCCGTTAAAACCCAGGTAGAGCCAATGGTTAAAATTGCTGGTGAACTGGGGATCAATGCCTGGCGCTATGGGGTAGTCGATCGGGAGCAAGCCAGAGAAGAGCTGATTTCGTTGGTTCCCCAGGCGGTCAAAAAAATGCAAGAGAGCGATCCGACCCTGGAAAATAGTATTTTCTTGATCACTGGCAGTAGCTCAGTCTATCGGGAGATTGCTACAATCAATGAATATGGCGGGCGGGTCATGTCAGTGGCAACGCTGCCAGACGTGGTGCAAGAAGGCGACGAATCTGCGGTACTTTCGATCGGCGCACAGATGCAAAACGTAGCCAACCTGGCAACTCTCTATGGCACCAAGATTATTAATGGCGAAGCCAAACCAGGCGAATTAGAAGTGGGGATTGTCTCGCCGCCTGATATTGCCATTAGCTTTCGTCGCTTGAGGGCAACGGGCAACAAAATCCCGTTTAACTTTTTCGAGTTGGCTAGTTTTATTTATAACTACGAAGGCATGACGGTTCGAGCCCTAGGGCAAAATGTGGCGACCTAG
- the rpsN gene encoding 30S ribosomal protein S14 — MAKKSMIEREKKRQRLVEKYAAKREAFKAQLSDANLSQQEKLEVHRKLQQLPRNSFPTRLRNRCWMTGKPRGYYRDFGLCRNVFREMAHQGVLPGVRKASW; from the coding sequence ATGGCTAAGAAAAGCATGATTGAGCGCGAGAAAAAGCGCCAGAGACTAGTAGAAAAATACGCAGCCAAGCGTGAAGCTTTCAAAGCGCAGCTTTCAGATGCCAATCTGTCACAGCAAGAAAAGCTAGAAGTGCATCGTAAATTGCAACAGCTTCCCCGCAACAGCTTCCCCACCCGCCTGCGCAATCGCTGTTGGATGACTGGTAAGCCCAGGGGCTATTACCGTGATTTTGGGCTGTGCCGCAATGTCTTCCGGGAAATGGCGCATCAGGGGGTATTGCCTGGGGTCAGAAAGGCTAGCTGGTAA
- a CDS encoding YbjN domain-containing protein, whose amino-acid sequence MEATIPLQEVDLSSGLNHAETIQTVIASMDADNTAVVNQTGDTWKFRYGTVEVIVNITGEEPSDMFTVLAKVLSYPVKDEARMMRFLLEKNAADTFEARYAIQNDSVLVLSTRSVQDLYPSEISRVIAIVASIADDIDEYLLEEFGTAT is encoded by the coding sequence ATGGAAGCTACAATCCCTCTTCAGGAAGTCGATCTAAGTAGTGGACTTAACCATGCTGAAACAATCCAAACGGTGATTGCCAGTATGGATGCTGATAATACCGCTGTAGTTAATCAAACCGGTGACACCTGGAAATTTCGCTATGGCACAGTAGAAGTGATTGTGAATATCACTGGCGAAGAACCATCAGACATGTTTACGGTGCTGGCAAAGGTTTTGTCTTATCCGGTCAAGGATGAGGCCAGAATGATGCGGTTTTTGCTGGAGAAAAATGCAGCGGATACCTTTGAAGCAAGGTATGCGATCCAGAATGATAGTGTATTGGTGCTGTCAACACGATCGGTACAAGACCTTTATCCCAGCGAGATCTCACGGGTAATTGCAATTGTGGCTTCGATCGCCGATGACATTGATGAGTATTTGCTCGAAGAGTTTGGCACCGCTACATAA
- the gvpA gene encoding gas vesicle structural protein GvpA, with protein sequence MAVEKVNSSSSLAEVVDRILDKGIVVDAWVRVSLVGIELLSIEARVVVASVETYLKYAEAVGLTTSAAVPASS encoded by the coding sequence ATGGCAGTAGAAAAGGTTAATTCTTCCTCGAGCCTTGCCGAGGTTGTCGATCGAATTTTAGACAAAGGTATTGTCGTTGATGCCTGGGTTCGTGTTTCTTTAGTAGGGATTGAACTCTTGTCAATTGAAGCAAGAGTTGTAGTTGCTTCTGTGGAAACATATCTCAAGTATGCAGAGGCAGTTGGACTGACAACTTCTGCAGCAGTACCTGCCAGCTCCTAG
- a CDS encoding MOSC domain-containing protein: MPHLASIHIFPIKALDGVIVSEAQIQTGGSLVGDRQFAIFDSKGKYVNGKNNQQVHQIRASYDLSNRQVELSRQDGGNRARFNLEGDRQALVNWLSDYFGFAVTLQENLSTGFPDDKKSTGPTIISTATIAKMTEWFPELDQNQLRLRFRTNLEIADILPFWEEQLYGEVTQLVRFKIGTVEFVGTNPCQRCIVPTRDPLTGESYAGFQKTFLQKRTETLPDWATRSRFNHFYRLAINTNIAAPTEAGKVLRVGDPVEILETCSVDNVDN; this comes from the coding sequence ATGCCCCACCTCGCCAGTATTCATATTTTTCCAATCAAGGCTCTCGATGGCGTGATTGTGTCTGAAGCGCAGATTCAAACTGGTGGATCACTGGTGGGCGATCGCCAGTTTGCGATCTTTGACAGCAAGGGGAAATATGTGAATGGCAAGAATAATCAGCAGGTGCATCAAATCCGCGCTAGCTATGACCTGAGCAATCGCCAGGTAGAACTAAGTCGGCAAGACGGCGGCAATCGCGCCAGGTTTAATCTAGAGGGCGATCGCCAGGCATTAGTTAACTGGCTCAGTGATTATTTTGGTTTTGCGGTCACGCTCCAGGAAAACCTGAGCACTGGCTTTCCCGACGATAAAAAATCCACTGGACCCACAATCATCAGCACCGCCACGATCGCCAAAATGACTGAATGGTTTCCAGAACTAGACCAAAATCAACTGCGGCTGCGGTTTCGCACCAACCTGGAGATCGCTGATATATTGCCTTTCTGGGAGGAGCAGCTCTATGGTGAAGTAACGCAATTAGTGCGATTTAAAATTGGCACGGTGGAATTTGTTGGCACTAATCCCTGCCAGCGCTGCATTGTACCCACCCGCGATCCGCTCACGGGCGAGAGTTATGCTGGCTTTCAAAAAACCTTTCTGCAAAAACGGACAGAAACGCTACCAGACTGGGCAACCCGATCGCGGTTTAATCATTTTTATCGACTGGCAATCAATACCAACATTGCTGCCCCCACCGAGGCGGGTAAGGTTTTGCGGGTGGGTGATCCGGTGGAAATCTTAGAAACTTGTTCAGTTGATAATGTTGATAATTAA
- a CDS encoding fumarylacetoacetate hydrolase family protein translates to MADRYVRIKTGKGKIHYGLLELNQSVKLLGGPPWLGGQPNGELIAPDTYRLLAPCKPSKIVCVGRNYAQHAQELGNELPQEPLLFLKPLSSILAPEGTILMPAQSQQVDYEGELALVIGSYCANYSVKQALGVVWGYTIANDVTARDLQRKDNQWVRAKGFDTFCPIGPWIVRDLNPSARLQTIIRGKDEPVQSATIDQMVFSPEVLVSYISQIMTLVPGDIILTGTPAGVGPLHEGDRVSVEVEGIGKLQNNVGLRPAMPPEPEDTGDTA, encoded by the coding sequence ATGGCCGATCGCTATGTGCGTATAAAGACTGGAAAAGGTAAAATCCATTATGGTCTGCTGGAGCTGAATCAGTCAGTGAAGCTTCTGGGTGGCCCCCCTTGGTTGGGTGGTCAACCAAATGGAGAGTTGATTGCGCCAGATACTTACAGGTTGCTGGCTCCTTGTAAACCAAGCAAAATCGTTTGTGTTGGTCGCAACTATGCTCAACATGCCCAAGAGCTAGGCAATGAATTACCCCAAGAGCCGCTCTTATTTCTCAAGCCCCTAAGTAGTATTTTGGCACCGGAGGGAACAATTCTGATGCCAGCACAGTCACAGCAGGTAGACTATGAAGGAGAGCTAGCTTTGGTGATTGGCTCTTATTGTGCTAATTACTCAGTTAAGCAGGCCTTGGGTGTGGTGTGGGGCTATACGATCGCTAATGATGTAACTGCCAGAGATTTGCAGCGTAAAGATAACCAGTGGGTGAGAGCCAAGGGATTTGATACTTTCTGTCCGATTGGGCCTTGGATTGTCCGCGATCTCAACCCTTCTGCCAGGCTGCAAACAATAATTAGGGGCAAAGATGAACCAGTGCAATCAGCTACGATCGATCAAATGGTATTTTCTCCCGAAGTTTTAGTCTCTTATATCAGTCAGATTATGACCTTAGTGCCTGGGGATATTATTCTAACTGGTACGCCAGCGGGCGTGGGGCCATTGCACGAGGGCGATCGGGTCTCGGTGGAAGTTGAAGGGATTGGCAAATTGCAAAATAATGTGGGGCTGCGGCCAGCCATGCCACCGGAGCCGGAAGACACTGGTGATACAGCATAG